TATCAGGAGAGTTTTTAGAAAACTACCTCTTATGCATGTAAATTTAAGGTAAGAATTCATgcctttgattttaattcagCAGATATCCCGAGTGCTTCTGGCTGTCTAAGTTCTCCAGATTTTACACGTACAGCACAGCTAGTGCAACAACCTACAAGTACAGAACTTTTCATCAAGAAAAACTTCAACCATAAAATGCTAAACCTACTAGAAACCAAGTTCCACATCAGGTGGCATGTCTATTAAGAATAAAGTAGGAAAAATAGTTTGTCAAAAGTCCTATCAGCAACATTAAATGAAAAGTAACCTTCTAATGATGATTCTCTGATGTCAATGTGCCACTTTTTAAAGGCAGAACAAAAATTAGATGCACACAGAGTTCCTGGTTCATTTCATGCTGGCACCAAAGGTACTCTATTTGGCTCAGTGCATCCAAAATTAATGCAATATGCAGGATAAGAAAAAGTACAAATATAATTGATGTCACTAATTAGCATAAAAGTAAGGCTAGCACCCGAATAAACctgaaaatagaataaaaatcaGCACACAATTTAAAATCACAATCTTCGGAATCCTATGATACTATTTGATGATGGAAAACTAGAGAATAGTACATACTTCTAGAACCGGGGCTAGCAACCATAATTATTGTAAAATGATAGAGAAAAGATAACAAAACATTAAATGGTGAAGCACATGAGAGAAAATCATTGCAGTTCTCATGCATAAAAAATGATATTGAAATCAAGAAACTTCTAATCAGCCCAAACCTAAATTAGCAGATAACTGGATAAAACAGCCCGTCTCTTAGATCATGACTCAAAAATTAAAACAACAGCAAAACAGATTGAAACAGTGGAATTTGACCACAATCCTATTTTAACCAATCAACCTGGGGCACCATGAGAAGTGGCTTCATATAATCTTATAGATACCTTACATGTCCATAACTTTAACCGAATCATAAATTAAGCCAATTTATAACTTACAGACCACCAGTATGGACTTTTTGCTCATTCCGCTCAGAGTGTTCCAAGTcaataagaaacaaaaagctTAATATGAACCCTCGAAAGAACATAGGGTGTGAGTGCACTTTGTCCTTCCTCCAAGCTTACTTATCCGAATGGGCCAAAATTGGAGTCTTTGGCAAGGGTAGGTGACATCCCACTTGCCAATTCTTGATCAACCATTCATTTTTCAATTATTCTGTAGCATGTCATCATGACACAAAAAGCTCAGCAGTTACTTGGATCAATCCAGAAAACACATCTAACAATATGGGGAAGTCCTAAAGCACTTGGTTGCCATTTCAGTGCTCAATAAGAAACACTTAGTTGCGAAGCAGAAGATGCAAGACACGCACTTCAGAAACTATTGACCTCGGTAGTTTGCTTCCCAAAGGTGAAGCCTTATGCTAGACTGACATAGTTCATGACACAGTTTATAGTTGGCAAATTAGAATTTAGAAACTCCATACACCTGTTGACTGAGCGACTAAAATGATGGATAGCAGAAGAAGCAGTTCATGGACATCACTTGCATCTTAATAACTAAAAGAGAGAGCAAAGCTGAATTTTGTATCTTGTTCCTAATTCCACATCCTTGAGCATTCCTCTTACTTGAACATGTCGCTATAAGAGGTGAAAATCCACCTCAAATGTTGCACGACAATCTAGTCTTTCTCTAAAGAGAAAACTTAATCTTCCTAACCAAGTTTTTGGACTACTCAATTTGATCATTGGGGTGAATATTAAACTTCAATGATCACTATCCAATATGTTTGAAGCTAACACTGCAAACCATATATAAAATTTCTTATATAACAGATCAATTGATCTCAAAACTATAGAATctaaaatttattcaatttacACTAATATCAAACTGAAACTCCTACATTAGACAGTGGTATGGATCCATAGATATGAATAAAGATATATGATCAGGCATGAAAAATGGTGTGAAACAAACAACAATATCAAGCTCAGGAAATTGAGGACTTAGAATATAATACCATGCCTACAAGCGAATGGAAGTGAAATGTTCTGTTCTTCAGCAGTGTGCAGAATATACTGGTCCTGCATTTGcataaagaacaaaaaataaatgaaaatcaaTTAGTTGTTGTGAAAAAGAATAAATTGAATCCACTCTACAACTAACTTGACGCTCCGTGAAGCAAATTTATGCACACTATAACCAATAAAACGAGCATATAAAGAATTGATCCCATTAAAGTTTCAAAAATTTacaggaaaacaaaaaaacctAGAACAATTCGTCGTTCTTTCATAGCATAAAAAAGGCAGcaagtttctcaaaataaatGATTAGAGATGAATGTGATGTACATCAACGGAAAAACATGGAATTTACATCCATTAATTTACCACATTTCGTTCCAAAATATGAACTACGAAAGTATAAACACTTAAAGTTTTTCGCGGGAAACAAAAAGAGCAAAAAGAGAAAAGGTGAGTACCTCAGGAACAGAAAACTCGTGAACAACTCCCCGTTGCCTGTCACGAACAGTAACTTTATGGATGGGAATGGATTGAGAATAATTAGTGGCTCCGTTAGTGACTCCCACAGGCGTATGGAGTTCGGAAGTGATTCTAAAGCGGCATTTTGGGGAAGTAGTCCGATAAGGAGATAAAATATGAAGAAAAGTTGCCGGTGTCCGGTAGGATGAGGTGGAGAAGGTAGGACAAATAATAAGGCCCATctgaatgaagaagaagaagaagtagaagaagGCCTATCTATCTGTTTGTTGGTTCAGTTGTATGGATAAAGGGTGCCATTTGGAAATTGACCGTCCTCTCGAGGGTGCTTGCCAAATAGAGAAAAAAACTATTTATACATTGGTACATTATACCTGTAGTCCTTCAATTTTGCTCTTACTTTCAGTATGGCCCTGAACTTCAAAAATGAATATATGGTCATGTATGACGGCTAACTCTCCATTATACAACGGATGGAATTGATGTTAtgagcaactttaatttttgaattttttgattttgaagttatttagatgttgtttggttagaagagaAAATTTGATTCAAGAGAAAAATATCAACAAATTTTGATTTGGAAAATCTAAAACGGTGATTCCAATAATAAGAtaattctaaacaactttaattcttaaatttgtttaattttaggatCATCATTGATTCATTGATAATTTTGACTTCTTCAATGATAAAAGAGATCATCACATTTCTAAATTGCAAAGTTAATGAGCATAATATTGGATATTAAAGTTGAGAAACTATAATAAAAAGTAAATGTAAAGTTGAAGTGTATTTACCcagtattttatatttttttagaagagagaaaagaatattATTAACCAGTTCTCAAgacagaaacaaaaaaaatgaggaGCGACAACACCTCAAGCTCCACAGTCTGATTCAGAATCAGTTGTCAAAGCTAAAGTATAAGCTACACGATTCGCAGATTGACTAACAAATTGAACATATATAACAATTATGGATAAGTTTTACAAGAGCTTTACCGTCATTaacaagtaaaccaaacatatAG
The sequence above is drawn from the Euphorbia lathyris chromosome 6, ddEupLath1.1, whole genome shotgun sequence genome and encodes:
- the LOC136231880 gene encoding ferredoxin C 2, chloroplastic → MGLIICPTFSTSSYRTPATFLHILSPYRTTSPKCRFRITSELHTPVGVTNGATNYSQSIPIHKVTVRDRQRGVVHEFSVPEDQYILHTAEEQNISLPFACRHGCCTSCAVRVKSGELRQPEALGISAELKSKGYALLCVGFPSSDLEVETQDEDEVYWLQFGRYFARGPIERDDYALELAMGDE